In Eupeodes corollae chromosome 3, idEupCoro1.1, whole genome shotgun sequence, a single genomic region encodes these proteins:
- the LOC129949050 gene encoding uncharacterized protein LOC129949050: MPNLKRHKSNVEGKQKARLSCFGCYFKKMEISNYAKGLDERRRKEYVSKIAAIAAKDPYLLKCTEQCLPKNVNYVKIINYLLQGRNTVTGGKLESNKALSAGKLYQSGWVQSMEGCQHSELCFILSKVLHTQSLNLPALRVWIAVDKDGFIKTAHCTCVAGLGECCTHIGGTLFALESIARKFEEDNLVIKFKICI; encoded by the exons ATGCCAAATCTGAAACGTCATAAATCGAACGTGGAGGGCAAACAAAAGGCGCGCTTAAGTTGTTTTGGCTGCTATttcaaa aaaatggaGATTTCAAACTACGCCAAAGGATTGGATGAACGAAGAAGGAAGGAGTATGTCAGTAAGATCGCCGCGATTGCGGCCAAAGATCCTTACCTCCTCAAGTGCACGGAGCAGTGTCTGCCGAAAAATGTAAACTACGTAAAGATTATTAATTATCTTCTACAAGGAAGGAACACGGTAACAGGAGGCAAACTCGAGTCCAATAAGGCCCTTAGTGCTGGCAAGCTTTACCAAAGTGGATGGGTTCAATCCATGGAAGGATGCCAACACAGTGAATTGTGCTTCATTCTGtcaaag GTGCTTCATACCCAATCACTGAACCTTCCAGCGCTGCGTGTTTGGATTGCAGTGGACAAAGATGGCTTCATCAAAACTGCACATTGCACTTGTGTTGCCGGGCTTGGTGAGTGCTGTACTCACATTGGCGGAACTTTGTTTGCTCTGGAGTCCATAGCAAGAAAATTCGAAGAGGATAATCtagtaattaaatttaaaatttgtatttaa